In the Populus trichocarpa isolate Nisqually-1 chromosome 1, P.trichocarpa_v4.1, whole genome shotgun sequence genome, one interval contains:
- the LOC18095798 gene encoding uncharacterized protein LOC18095798 isoform X8, producing MAIESVGGSILSKIAELLVEPTIRQFRYMFCFNNFVQEFNEQKKNLALTLDRLQNDVRDAERNAEEIYKYVSKWLEDANNEIEGVNPLENEIEKNGKCFTWCPNWTRQFKLSKALAKKTETLRKLEENGRKFPKVSYKPPLQGIEFLPSEEVTPSESSKAAFEQIMKALKDDNVNMIGLYGMGGVGKTTLVKEVGRRAKESQLFDEVVMATLSQNPKVTGIQDQMADSLGLKFDENSEGGRAGRLWQRLQGKKMLIVLDDVWKDIDFQEIGIPFGDDHRGCKILLTTRLQDICSYMECQPQVFLNILTENEAWALFKIHAGLRDEDSDLNRVAKDVARECQGLPIALVAVGKALKDKSEHEWEVASEELKKSQSRHVENFDDRRNAYACLKLSYDYLKHEKTKLCFLLCCLFPEDYNIPIEELTRCAVGYGYQDVKSIEGARKRVYMEIENLKACCMLLGTETEEYVKMHDLVRDVAIQIASSEKYGFMVEAGFGLKEWPMRNKSFEGCKVISLMGNKLTDLPEGLVCPQLKVLLLELDRGLNVPERFFEGMKAIEVLSLKGGCLSLQSLQFSTNLQSLLLRWCECKDLIWLRKLQRLEILGFIWCGSVEELPNEIGELKELRLLDVTGCGLLRRIPVNLIGRLKKLEELLIGATSFNRWDVVGCDSAEGMNASLTELSSLSHLAVLSLKIPKVECIPRDFVFPRLLKYDIVLGDGYSEGVYPTKLYLGNISTASLNAKTFEQLFPTVSLIDFRNIEGLENIVESQKDFFQRLEHVEVTGCGDIRTLFPAKWRQALKKLRSVEIKRCDSLEEVFELDEEKELLSSLTTLRLSDLPELKCIWKGPTRHVSLHSLVHLKLLCLDKLTFIFTPSLAQSLIHMETLEIGFCRGLKRLIREKDDEGEIIPESLGFPKLKKLYIFVCDKLEYVFPVSVSPSLQNLEEMKIVFADNLKQVFYSGEGDDIIVKSKIKDGIIDFPQLRKLSLSKCSFFGPKDFAAQLPSLQELTIYGHEEGGNLLAQLRGFTSLETLTLSYVLVPDLRCIWKDLMPSHLTSLTVYSCKRLTRVFTHSMIASLVQLQVLEISNCEELEQIIAKDNDDENDQILSGSDLQSSCFPNLWRLEIRGCNKLKSLFPVAMASGLKKLRILRVRKSSQLLGVFGQDDHASPANIEKEMVLPDLQELLLVQLPSISSFSLGCSNFLFPHLKKLEVDGCPKLTTKSATTSNDSMSAQSKAFMNLKEISIGNLEGVQDLMQVGRLVTNRRGGHELSLVSLETLCLNLLPDLRCIWKGLVPSNLTTLKVKECKRLTHVFTDSMIASLIQLQVLEISNCEELEQIIAKDNDDENDQILSGSDLQSSCFPNLWRLEIRGCNKLKSLFPVAMASGLKKLRILRVRKSSQLLGVFGQDDHASPANIEKEMVLPDLQELLLVQLPSISSLSLGCSNFLFPHLKKLEVDGCPKLTTKSATTSNDSMIAQSKAFMNLKEISIGNLEGVQDLMQVGRLVTNRRGGHELSLVSLKTLCLNLLPDLRCIWKGLVPSNLTTLKVKKCDRLIHVFTINIIASLVQLQVLKISNCEELEQIIAKDNDDENDQILSGSDLQSSCFPNLWRLEIRGCNKLKSLFPVAMASGLKKLRILRVRKSSQLLGVFGQDDHASPVNVEKEMVLPDLQELLLVQLPSIVYFSHGCYDFIFPRLWRLEVRQCPKLTTIFGTTANGSMSAQSEVSQVAEGSSTGCSVPTSTARSWTRRNGWKEEKEEEDGVR from the exons CTGGCTTTGACACTAGATCGTCTACAAAATGATGTCCGAGATGCTGAAAGGAATGCTGAAGAAATTTACAAATATGTCAGTAAATGGCTGGAAGATGCAAACAACGAAATTGAAGGTGTGAATCCTTtggaaaatgaaatagaaaaaaatggcaAATGCTTCACTTGGTGTCCAAATTGGACGCGACAATTCAAGTTAAGCAAGGCACTGGCAAAGAAAACGGAGACTTTgagaaaacttgaagaaaatggCAGAAAGTTTCCAAAAGTGTCCTACAAACCACCTCTTCAAGGCATAGAATTTCTTCCATCAGAGGAAGTCACGCCTTCAGAATCGTCAAAAGCAGCTTTCGAACAGATTATGAAAGCTCTCAAAGATGACAATGTCAATATGATCGGACTGTACGGCATGGGAGGGGTGGGTAAAACCACTCTAGTGAAAGAAGTAGGAAGGAGAGCCAAAGAGTCGCAGCTGTTTGATGAAGTTGTGATGGCTACACTGTCCCAGAATCCAAAGGTCACAGGCATCCAGGATCAAATGGCAGATAGTTTAGGTCTGAAATTTGACGAGAACAGTGAAGGAGGGAGAGCAGGTCGGTTATGGCAGAGACTGCAGGGAAAGAAGATGCTTATAGTCCTGGATGATGTTTGGAAAGATATTGACTTCCAAGAGATAGGGATCCCATTTGGTGATGATCACAGGGGTTGTAAAATTCTTCTAACAACACGTCTTCAAGACATATGTTCTTATATGGAGTGCCAGCCACAAGTGTTCTTAAATATCTTAACAGAAAATGAAGCATGGGCTTTATTCAAAATCCATGCAGGTTTACGTGATGAGGACTCTGACTTGAACAGAGTGGCAAAGGACGTTGCGAGAGAATGCCAAGGCTTGCCTATAGCACTTGTGGCAGTGGGAAAGGCTCTAAAAGATAAATCTGAACATGAGTGGGAAGTAGCATCTGAAGAGCTCAAAAAATCTCAATCTCGGCACGTGGAAAATTTTGATGACCGAAGAAATGCATATGCATGTCTTAAATTGAGCTATGATTATTTGAAGCACGAGAAAACCAAGTTATGTTTCTTGCTATGCTGTTTATTTCCAGAAGATTACAACATTCCAATCGAGGAGTTGACGAGATGTGCAGTTGGCTACGGGTATCAAGATGTGAAGTCCATTGAAGGTGCAAGGAAACGAGTTTATATGGAAATCGAAAACCTCAAAGCTTGTTGTATGCTGTTAGGAACTGAAACTGAAGAATATGTGAAAATGCATGACTTGGTTCGTGATGTTGCTATTCAGATAGCATCATCAGAAAAATACGGATTCATGGTAGAGGCTGGCTTTGGGTTGAAGGAGTGGCCAATGAGGAATAAAAGCTTTGAAGGTTGTAAAGTAATCTCGTTAATGGGCAATAAACTAACAGATCTTCCTGAAGGATTGGTGTGTCCACAGCTCAAAGTTCTATTATTAGAACTGGATCGTGGTTTGAATGTTCCAGAGAGGTTTTTTGAAGGGATGAAAGCAATAGAAGTTTTGTCTCTAAAAGGAGGGTGTTTGTCATTGCAATCACTTCAATTCTCAACGAACCTTCAGTCGTTGCTGTTGAGATGGTGTGAATGCAAGGACCTCATTTGGTTGAGAAAGCTGCAAAGACTTGAGATTCTTGGTTTCATTTGGTGCGGCTCCGTTGAAGAATTACCTAATGAAATTGGGGAGCTCAAGGAGTTAAGGTTGTTGGATGTGACAGGTTGTGGATTGCTAAGAAGGATTCCTGTGAATTTGATTGGAAGGTTGAAGAAGTTAGAAGAGCTGTTGATCGGGGCTACGAGCTTCAACAGATGGGATGTTGTTGGATGTGACAGCGCAGAAGGAATGAATGCAAGCCTAACAGAACTAAGTTCGCTGTCTCATTTAGCTGTATTATCATTGAAGATACCGAAGGTTGAATGCATTCccagagattttgtttttcccagGTTGCTCAAATATGATATAGTGTTAGGGGATGGGTATTCGGAAGGAGTATACccaacaaaattatatttgggtAATATCAGCACCGCATCCTTAAATgcaaagacatttgagcaaTTGTTTCCTACTGTGTCTCTAATTGATTTTAGAAACATTGAGGGTTTAGAAAATATAGTAGAGTCGCAAAAGGACTTCTTTCAAAGATTAGAACATGTAGAAGTGACAGGATGTGGGGATATTCGCACTCTGTTTCCAGCAAAATGGCGGCAAGCTTTGAAAAAACTAAGGAGCGTGGAAATTAAAAGATGCGATTCATTGGAAGAAGTATTTGAATTGGATGAGGAGAAAGAGCTGCTGTCATCTTTAACAACGTTACGGTTGTCAGATTTACCTGAGCTCAAATGTATATGGAAGGGGCCCACCAGACATGTCAGCCTCCACAGTCTTGTTCATCTGAAGTTGTTGTGTCTTGACAAACTGACATTTATATTCACACCGTCCCTTGCTCAAAGTCTTATTCATATGGAAACACTTGAGATAGGATTTTGCCGTGGATTGAAGCGTCTTATCAGAGAGAAGGATGACGAAGGGGAAATAATTCCAGAGTCTCTTGGCttcccaaaattaaaaaaactctatatATTTGTTTGTGATAAACTGGAATATGTTTTCCCTGTCTCCGTGTCTCCAAGTCTTCAGAACCTGGAAGAGATGAAGATTGTTTTTGCTGACAATTTAAAGCAAGTATTTTACAGTGGAGAAGGAGATGACATCATCGTCAAGTCTAAAATTAAAGATGGCATCATCGACTTCCCTCAGCTAAGAAAATTGTCTCTTTCAAAGTGCAGCTTTTTTGGTCCAAAGGATTTTGCTGCCCAATTGCCTTCTTTGCAAGAGTTAACCATTTATGGCCACGAAGAAGGGGGTAATTTGTTGGCACAGCTTCGA GGGTTTACAAGTTTGGAAACATTAACTTTGTCCTACGTGCTTGTGCCTGACTTGAGGTGTATATGGAAGGACCTCATGCCGAGCCATTTGACTTCTTTGACGGTGTATAGCTGTAAGAGACTGACACGTGTATTCACACATAGCATGATTGCTAGTCTTGTTCAActgcaagttctagagatatcAAATTGTGAGGAATTGGAGCAAATCATTGCTAaggataatgatgatgaaaatgatcAGATATTGTCAGGAAGTGATCTCCAATCTTCATGCTTCCCTAATCTGTGGCGACTTGAGATCAGAGGATGCAACAAGTTGAAGAGTCTCTTCCCAGTAGCCATGGCTTCAGGTCTCAAAAAGCTCCGAATACTTAGAGTAAGAAAATCCTCTCAATTATTGGGAGTATTTGGACAGGATGATCATGCTTCACCTGCCAATATTGAGAAGGAGATGGTGCTCCCTGATCTGCAGGAGTTGTTGCTTGTACAATTACCAAGTATTTCCTCCTTTAGTCTCGGATGTTCTAATTTCTTGTTCCCTCATTTGAAGAAGTTGGAGGTGGATGGATGCCCGAAGCTGACCACAAAATCTGCTACTACATCAAATGACTCAATGAGTGCTCAATCAAAG GCGTttatgaatttgaaagaaatatctATTGGAAACTTGGAAGGAGTACAAGATTTAATGCAAGTTGGACGTTTGGTAACTAATAGAAGAGGTGGGCATGAACTTTCACTCGTGAGTTTGGAAACATTATGCTTGAACTTATTGCCAGACTTGAGGTGTATATGGAAGGGTCTCGTTCCGAGCAATTTGACTACTTTGAAGGTGAAAGAGTGCAAGAGACTGACACATGTATTCACAGACAGCATGATTGCTAGTCTAATTCAACTTCAAGTTCTAGAGATATCAAATTGTGAGGAATTGGAGCAAATCATTGCTAaggataatgatgatgaaaatgatcAGATATTGTCAGGAAGTGATCTCCAATCTTCATGCTTCCCTAATCTGTGGCGACTTGAGATCAGAGGATGCAACAAGTTGAAGAGTCTCTTCCCAGTAGCCATGGCTTCAGGTCTCAAAAAGCTCCGAATACTTAGAGTAAGAAAATCCTCTCAATTATTGGGAGTATTTGGACAGGATGATCATGCTTCACCTGCCAATATTGAGAAGGAGATGGTGCTCCCTGATCTGCAGGAGTTGTTGCTTGTACAATTACCAAGTATTTCCTCCTTAAGTCTCGGATGTTCTAATTTCTTGTTCCCTCATTTGAAGAAGTTGGAGGTGGATGGATGCCCGAAGCTGACCACAAAATCTGCTACTACATCAAATGACTCAATGATTGCTCAATCAAAG GCGTttatgaatttgaaagaaatatctATTGGAAACTTGGAAGGAGTACAAGATTTAATGCAAGTTGGACGTTTGGTAACTAATAGAAGAGGTGGGCATGAACTTTCACTCGTGAGTTTGAAAACATTATGCTTGAACTTATTGCCAGACTTGAGGTGTATTTGGAAGGGTCTCGTGCCGAGCAATTTGACTACTTTGAAGGTGAAAAAGTGTGACAGACTGATACATGTATTCACAATCAACATCATTGCTAGTCTAGTCCAACTTCAAGTTCTAAAGATATCAAATTGTGAGGAATTGGAGCAAATCATTGCTAAGGATAATGACGATGAAAATGATCAGATATTGTCAGGAAGTGATCTCCAATCTTCATGCTTCCCTAATCTGTGGCGACTTGAGATCAGAGGATGCAACAAGTTGAAGAGTCTCTTCCCAGTAGCCATGGCTTCAGGTCTCAAAAAGCTCCGAATACTTAGAGTAAGAAAATCCTCTCAATTATTGGGAGTATTTGGACAGGATGATCATGCTTCACCTGTCAATGTTGAGAAGGAGATGGTGCTCCCTGATCTGCAGGAGTTGTTGCTTGTACAATTACCAAGCATTGTCTACTTCAGTCATGGATGTTATGATTTCATATTCCCTCGTTTGTGGAGGTTGGAGGTGCGTCAATGTCCAAAGCTAACCACAATATTTGGTACTACAGCAAATGGTTCAATGAGTGCTCAATCAGAG GTATCTCAAGTAGCTGAGGGTTCCAGCACTGGTTGCTCCGTGCCAACCAGCACTGCTAGAAGTTGGACCCGAAGAAATGGGTGGAAAGAGGAAAAAGAGGAAGAGGATGGAGTCAGATGA
- the LOC18095798 gene encoding uncharacterized protein LOC18095798 isoform X7 yields the protein MAIESVGGSVVSKIAELLVEPAIRQFRYMFCFNNFVQEFNEHKKNLALTLDRLQNDVRDAERNAEEIYKYVSKWLEDANNEIEGVNPLENEIEKNGKCFTWCPNWTRQFKLSKALAKKTETLRKLEENGRKFPKVSYKPPLQGIEFLPSEEVTPSESSKAAFEQIMKALKDDNVNMIGLYGMGGVGKTTLVKEVGRRAKESQLFDEVVMATLSQNPKVTGIQDQMADSLGLKFDENSEGGRAGRLWQRLQGKKMLIVLDDVWKDIDFQEIGIPFGDDHRGCKILLTTRLQDICSYMECQPQVFLNILTENEAWALFKIHAGLRDEDSDLNRVAKDVARECQGLPIALVAVGKALKDKSEHEWEVASEELKKSQSRHVENFDDRRNAYACLKLSYDYLKHEKTKLCFLLCCLFPEDYNIPIEELTRCAVGYGYQDVKSIEGARKRVYMEIENLKACCMLLGTETEEYVKMHDLVRDVAIQIASSEKYGFMVEAGFGLKEWPMRNKSFEGCKVISLMGNKLTDLPEGLVCPQLKVLLLELDRGLNVPERFFEGMKAIEVLSLKGGCLSLQSLQFSTNLQSLLLRWCECKDLIWLRKLQRLEILGFIWCGSVEELPNEIGELKELRLLDVTGCGLLRRIPVNLIGRLKKLEELLIGATSFNRWDVVGCDSAEGMNASLTELSSLSHLAVLSLKIPKVECIPRDFVFPRLLKYDIVLGDGYSEGVYPTKLYLGNISTASLNAKTFEQLFPTVSLIDFRNIEGLENIVESQKDFFQRLEHVEVTGCGDIRTLFPAKWRQALKKLRSVEIKRCDSLEEVFELDEEKELLSSLTTLRLSDLPELKCIWKGPTRHVSLHSLVHLKLLCLDKLTFIFTPSLAQSLIHMETLEIGFCRGLKRLIREKDDEGEIIPESLGFPKLKKLYIFVCDKLEYVFPVSVSPSLQNLEEMKIVFADNLKQVFYSGEGDDIIVKSKIKDGIIDFPQLRKLSLSKCSFFGPKDFAAQLPSLQELTIYGHEEGGNLLAQLRGFTSLETLTLSYVLVPDLRCIWKDLMPSHLTSLTVYSCKRLTRVFTHSMIASLVQLQVLEISNCEELEQIIAKDNDDENDQILSGSDLQSSCFPNLWRLEIRGCNKLKSLFPVAMASGLKKLRILRVRKSSQLLGVFGQDDHASPANIEKEMVLPDLQELLLVQLPSISSFSLGCSNFLFPHLKKLEVDGCPKLTTKSATTSNDSMSAQSKAFMNLKEISIGNLEGVQDLMQVGRLVTNRRGGHELSLVSLETLCLNLLPDLRCIWKGLVPSNLTTLKVKECKRLTHVFTDSMIASLIQLQVLEISNCEELEQIIAKDNDDENDQILSGSDLQSSCFPNLWRLEIRGCNKLKSLFPVAMASGLKKLRILRVRKSSQLLGVFGQDDHASPANIEKEMVLPDLQELLLVQLPSISSLSLGCSNFLFPHLKKLEVDGCPKLTTKSATTSNDSMIAQSKAFMNLKEISIGNLEGVQDLMQVGRLVTNRRGGHELSLVSLKTLCLNLLPDLRCIWKGLVPSNLTTLKVKKCDRLIHVFTINIIASLVQLQVLKISNCEELEQIIAKDNDDENDQILSGSDLQSSCFPNLWRLEIRGCNKLKSLFPVAMASGLKKLRILRVRKSSQLLGVFGQDDHASPVNVEKEMVLPDLQELLLVQLPSIVYFSHGCYDFIFPRLWRLEVRQCPKLTTIFGTTANGSMSAQSEVSQVAEGSSTGCSVPTSTARSWTRRNGWKEEKEEEDGVR from the exons ATGGCTATCGAAAGTGTTGGTGGATCCGTTGTATCCAAGATAGCAGAGCTCTTGGTGGAACCAGCAATAAGGCAGTTCCGTTACATGTTCTGTTTCAAcaattttgttcaagaattcAATGAACACAAGAAGAACCTGGCTTTGACACTAGATCGTCTACAAAATGATGTCCGAGATGCTGAAAGGAATGCTGAAGAAATTTACAAATATGTCAGTAAATGGCTGGAAGATGCAAACAACGAAATTGAAGGTGTGAATCCTTtggaaaatgaaatagaaaaaaatggcaAATGCTTCACTTGGTGTCCAAATTGGACGCGACAATTCAAGTTAAGCAAGGCACTGGCAAAGAAAACGGAGACTTTgagaaaacttgaagaaaatggCAGAAAGTTTCCAAAAGTGTCCTACAAACCACCTCTTCAAGGCATAGAATTTCTTCCATCAGAGGAAGTCACGCCTTCAGAATCGTCAAAAGCAGCTTTCGAACAGATTATGAAAGCTCTCAAAGATGACAATGTCAATATGATCGGACTGTACGGCATGGGAGGGGTGGGTAAAACCACTCTAGTGAAAGAAGTAGGAAGGAGAGCCAAAGAGTCGCAGCTGTTTGATGAAGTTGTGATGGCTACACTGTCCCAGAATCCAAAGGTCACAGGCATCCAGGATCAAATGGCAGATAGTTTAGGTCTGAAATTTGACGAGAACAGTGAAGGAGGGAGAGCAGGTCGGTTATGGCAGAGACTGCAGGGAAAGAAGATGCTTATAGTCCTGGATGATGTTTGGAAAGATATTGACTTCCAAGAGATAGGGATCCCATTTGGTGATGATCACAGGGGTTGTAAAATTCTTCTAACAACACGTCTTCAAGACATATGTTCTTATATGGAGTGCCAGCCACAAGTGTTCTTAAATATCTTAACAGAAAATGAAGCATGGGCTTTATTCAAAATCCATGCAGGTTTACGTGATGAGGACTCTGACTTGAACAGAGTGGCAAAGGACGTTGCGAGAGAATGCCAAGGCTTGCCTATAGCACTTGTGGCAGTGGGAAAGGCTCTAAAAGATAAATCTGAACATGAGTGGGAAGTAGCATCTGAAGAGCTCAAAAAATCTCAATCTCGGCACGTGGAAAATTTTGATGACCGAAGAAATGCATATGCATGTCTTAAATTGAGCTATGATTATTTGAAGCACGAGAAAACCAAGTTATGTTTCTTGCTATGCTGTTTATTTCCAGAAGATTACAACATTCCAATCGAGGAGTTGACGAGATGTGCAGTTGGCTACGGGTATCAAGATGTGAAGTCCATTGAAGGTGCAAGGAAACGAGTTTATATGGAAATCGAAAACCTCAAAGCTTGTTGTATGCTGTTAGGAACTGAAACTGAAGAATATGTGAAAATGCATGACTTGGTTCGTGATGTTGCTATTCAGATAGCATCATCAGAAAAATACGGATTCATGGTAGAGGCTGGCTTTGGGTTGAAGGAGTGGCCAATGAGGAATAAAAGCTTTGAAGGTTGTAAAGTAATCTCGTTAATGGGCAATAAACTAACAGATCTTCCTGAAGGATTGGTGTGTCCACAGCTCAAAGTTCTATTATTAGAACTGGATCGTGGTTTGAATGTTCCAGAGAGGTTTTTTGAAGGGATGAAAGCAATAGAAGTTTTGTCTCTAAAAGGAGGGTGTTTGTCATTGCAATCACTTCAATTCTCAACGAACCTTCAGTCGTTGCTGTTGAGATGGTGTGAATGCAAGGACCTCATTTGGTTGAGAAAGCTGCAAAGACTTGAGATTCTTGGTTTCATTTGGTGCGGCTCCGTTGAAGAATTACCTAATGAAATTGGGGAGCTCAAGGAGTTAAGGTTGTTGGATGTGACAGGTTGTGGATTGCTAAGAAGGATTCCTGTGAATTTGATTGGAAGGTTGAAGAAGTTAGAAGAGCTGTTGATCGGGGCTACGAGCTTCAACAGATGGGATGTTGTTGGATGTGACAGCGCAGAAGGAATGAATGCAAGCCTAACAGAACTAAGTTCGCTGTCTCATTTAGCTGTATTATCATTGAAGATACCGAAGGTTGAATGCATTCccagagattttgtttttcccagGTTGCTCAAATATGATATAGTGTTAGGGGATGGGTATTCGGAAGGAGTATACccaacaaaattatatttgggtAATATCAGCACCGCATCCTTAAATgcaaagacatttgagcaaTTGTTTCCTACTGTGTCTCTAATTGATTTTAGAAACATTGAGGGTTTAGAAAATATAGTAGAGTCGCAAAAGGACTTCTTTCAAAGATTAGAACATGTAGAAGTGACAGGATGTGGGGATATTCGCACTCTGTTTCCAGCAAAATGGCGGCAAGCTTTGAAAAAACTAAGGAGCGTGGAAATTAAAAGATGCGATTCATTGGAAGAAGTATTTGAATTGGATGAGGAGAAAGAGCTGCTGTCATCTTTAACAACGTTACGGTTGTCAGATTTACCTGAGCTCAAATGTATATGGAAGGGGCCCACCAGACATGTCAGCCTCCACAGTCTTGTTCATCTGAAGTTGTTGTGTCTTGACAAACTGACATTTATATTCACACCGTCCCTTGCTCAAAGTCTTATTCATATGGAAACACTTGAGATAGGATTTTGCCGTGGATTGAAGCGTCTTATCAGAGAGAAGGATGACGAAGGGGAAATAATTCCAGAGTCTCTTGGCttcccaaaattaaaaaaactctatatATTTGTTTGTGATAAACTGGAATATGTTTTCCCTGTCTCCGTGTCTCCAAGTCTTCAGAACCTGGAAGAGATGAAGATTGTTTTTGCTGACAATTTAAAGCAAGTATTTTACAGTGGAGAAGGAGATGACATCATCGTCAAGTCTAAAATTAAAGATGGCATCATCGACTTCCCTCAGCTAAGAAAATTGTCTCTTTCAAAGTGCAGCTTTTTTGGTCCAAAGGATTTTGCTGCCCAATTGCCTTCTTTGCAAGAGTTAACCATTTATGGCCACGAAGAAGGGGGTAATTTGTTGGCACAGCTTCGA GGGTTTACAAGTTTGGAAACATTAACTTTGTCCTACGTGCTTGTGCCTGACTTGAGGTGTATATGGAAGGACCTCATGCCGAGCCATTTGACTTCTTTGACGGTGTATAGCTGTAAGAGACTGACACGTGTATTCACACATAGCATGATTGCTAGTCTTGTTCAActgcaagttctagagatatcAAATTGTGAGGAATTGGAGCAAATCATTGCTAaggataatgatgatgaaaatgatcAGATATTGTCAGGAAGTGATCTCCAATCTTCATGCTTCCCTAATCTGTGGCGACTTGAGATCAGAGGATGCAACAAGTTGAAGAGTCTCTTCCCAGTAGCCATGGCTTCAGGTCTCAAAAAGCTCCGAATACTTAGAGTAAGAAAATCCTCTCAATTATTGGGAGTATTTGGACAGGATGATCATGCTTCACCTGCCAATATTGAGAAGGAGATGGTGCTCCCTGATCTGCAGGAGTTGTTGCTTGTACAATTACCAAGTATTTCCTCCTTTAGTCTCGGATGTTCTAATTTCTTGTTCCCTCATTTGAAGAAGTTGGAGGTGGATGGATGCCCGAAGCTGACCACAAAATCTGCTACTACATCAAATGACTCAATGAGTGCTCAATCAAAG GCGTttatgaatttgaaagaaatatctATTGGAAACTTGGAAGGAGTACAAGATTTAATGCAAGTTGGACGTTTGGTAACTAATAGAAGAGGTGGGCATGAACTTTCACTCGTGAGTTTGGAAACATTATGCTTGAACTTATTGCCAGACTTGAGGTGTATATGGAAGGGTCTCGTTCCGAGCAATTTGACTACTTTGAAGGTGAAAGAGTGCAAGAGACTGACACATGTATTCACAGACAGCATGATTGCTAGTCTAATTCAACTTCAAGTTCTAGAGATATCAAATTGTGAGGAATTGGAGCAAATCATTGCTAaggataatgatgatgaaaatgatcAGATATTGTCAGGAAGTGATCTCCAATCTTCATGCTTCCCTAATCTGTGGCGACTTGAGATCAGAGGATGCAACAAGTTGAAGAGTCTCTTCCCAGTAGCCATGGCTTCAGGTCTCAAAAAGCTCCGAATACTTAGAGTAAGAAAATCCTCTCAATTATTGGGAGTATTTGGACAGGATGATCATGCTTCACCTGCCAATATTGAGAAGGAGATGGTGCTCCCTGATCTGCAGGAGTTGTTGCTTGTACAATTACCAAGTATTTCCTCCTTAAGTCTCGGATGTTCTAATTTCTTGTTCCCTCATTTGAAGAAGTTGGAGGTGGATGGATGCCCGAAGCTGACCACAAAATCTGCTACTACATCAAATGACTCAATGATTGCTCAATCAAAG GCGTttatgaatttgaaagaaatatctATTGGAAACTTGGAAGGAGTACAAGATTTAATGCAAGTTGGACGTTTGGTAACTAATAGAAGAGGTGGGCATGAACTTTCACTCGTGAGTTTGAAAACATTATGCTTGAACTTATTGCCAGACTTGAGGTGTATTTGGAAGGGTCTCGTGCCGAGCAATTTGACTACTTTGAAGGTGAAAAAGTGTGACAGACTGATACATGTATTCACAATCAACATCATTGCTAGTCTAGTCCAACTTCAAGTTCTAAAGATATCAAATTGTGAGGAATTGGAGCAAATCATTGCTAAGGATAATGACGATGAAAATGATCAGATATTGTCAGGAAGTGATCTCCAATCTTCATGCTTCCCTAATCTGTGGCGACTTGAGATCAGAGGATGCAACAAGTTGAAGAGTCTCTTCCCAGTAGCCATGGCTTCAGGTCTCAAAAAGCTCCGAATACTTAGAGTAAGAAAATCCTCTCAATTATTGGGAGTATTTGGACAGGATGATCATGCTTCACCTGTCAATGTTGAGAAGGAGATGGTGCTCCCTGATCTGCAGGAGTTGTTGCTTGTACAATTACCAAGCATTGTCTACTTCAGTCATGGATGTTATGATTTCATATTCCCTCGTTTGTGGAGGTTGGAGGTGCGTCAATGTCCAAAGCTAACCACAATATTTGGTACTACAGCAAATGGTTCAATGAGTGCTCAATCAGAG GTATCTCAAGTAGCTGAGGGTTCCAGCACTGGTTGCTCCGTGCCAACCAGCACTGCTAGAAGTTGGACCCGAAGAAATGGGTGGAAAGAGGAAAAAGAGGAAGAGGATGGAGTCAGATGA